In a genomic window of Amblyraja radiata isolate CabotCenter1 unplaced genomic scaffold, sAmbRad1.1.pri scaffold_957_ctg1, whole genome shotgun sequence:
- the LOC116970501 gene encoding zinc finger protein 271-like — YECDVCGKACRSPSELEIHRRVHTEERPFDCSDCGKSFKTAMALKRHRLVHTGERPYGCSTCGKSFTQLSGLCEHQRVHSSERPFTCPDCSKGFKSPKDLKVHRRLHTGERPFTCSDCGKGFTKSSNLLEHQRTHTGERPYTCAQCGKDFTQRSNLLEHQRTHTGERPYACAQCGKSFTQSSHLLVHQRSTHTGERPYTCAQCGKGFTQSSTLLLHQRSHTGERPFTCAQCGKGFTRSDSLLMHQRTHTRVRPYTCAQCGKGFTQPSSLLEHQRTHTGERPYTCAQCGKCFIANSNLLKHQRIHTGERPYTCAQCGKGFTQSSTLLQHQRTHTGERPYTCAQCGKGFIEPSGLLKHQRTHTGERPYTCAQCGKGFTQYGNLQTHQRTHTGERPYTCAQCGKGFTHSSSLQTHQRTHTGERPYTCAQCGKGFTQYGNLLKHQRTHTGERPYTCAHCGKGFTRSDCLLVHQRTHTGEHPFLCAECGKGFTRMSSLWQHRCTHNGERPFPCPSCGNGFTRLDHLLEHRRVHTSQHPFTCPLCGKAFARSSSLLA, encoded by the exons gttatgagtgcgacgtgtgtggcaaggcctgccggagcccgagcgagctggagatccaccggcgggtgcacacggaggaacgcccctttgactgctcggactgcggcaagagcttcaagacggcgatgGCCCTGAAGAGACACCGGCTGGTGCACACGGGGGAgaggccctatggctgctccacatgcggcaagagctttacccagttgtcggggctgtgtgagcaccagcgggtgcacagcagtgagcggcccttcacctgccccgactgcagcaaaggcttcaagtcgcccaaggacctgaaggtgcacaggcgcctgcacactggggagcggcccttcacctgcagcgactgcggcaagggcttcaccaagtccagcaacctgctggagcaccagcgcacccacaccggtgagcggccctacacctgtgcccagtgcggcaaggacttcacccagcgcagcaacctgctggagcaccagcgcacccacaccggtgagcgcccctacgcctgtgcccagtgcggcaagagcttcacccaatccagccacctgctggttcaccagcgcagcacccacaccggcgagcgcccctacacctgcgcccagtgcggcaagggattcacccagtccagcaccctgctgctgcaccagcgcagccacaccggcgagcgccccttcacctgcgcccagtgcggcaagggcttcacccgctctgacagcctgctgatgcaccagcgcacccacacccgcgtgcgcccctacacctgtgcccagtgcggcaagggcttcacccagcccagcagcctgctggagcaccagcgcacccacaccggcgagcgcccctacacctgcgcccagtgcggtaaGTGCTTCATCGCCAACAGCAACCTGCTGaaacaccagcgcatccacaccggtgagcgcccctacacctgcgcccagtgcggcaagggcttcacccagtccagcaccctgctgcagcaccagcgcacccacaccggcgagcgcccctacacctgtgcccagtgcggcaagggcttcatcgaaCCCAGtggcctgctgaagcaccagcgcacccacaccggcgagcgtccctacacctgcgcccagtgcggcaagggcttcacccaatacGGCAATCTGCAgacgcaccagcgcacccacaccggggagcggccctacacctgtgcccagtgcggcaagggcttcacccactccagcagcctgcagacacaccagcgcacccacaccggcgagcgcccctacacctgcgcccagtgcggcaagggcttcacccaatacGGCaatctgctgaagcaccagcgcacccacaccggcgagcgcccctacacctgcgcccactgcggcaagggcttcacccgctctgactgcctgctggtgcaccagcgcacccataccggcgagc acccttttttgtgcgctgagtgtggcaagggtttcacccgcatgtccagcctgtggcagcacaggTGTACCCAcaacggtgagcgtcccttcccctgcccgtcctgtggtaatggcttcacccgccttgaccacctgctggagcaccggcgagtccacaccagccagcaccccttcacctgcccgctctgtggcaaggcctttgcccgctcctccagcctgctggca